From Glycine soja cultivar W05 chromosome 4, ASM419377v2, whole genome shotgun sequence, the proteins below share one genomic window:
- the LOC114409450 gene encoding uncharacterized protein LOC114409450 isoform X1: protein MEEEYFDFEKKVSIKETMSMEVDPAKVLLLLRGFLQIQQRRAEAYSKLKCGFSDYMASGGELAYKQLCSEITIEFNDCSKKVLEMESLFTSPDYCRVDLAQLLRAVQDQEKLKLQLTATIQVLKKAGRPSERLVSHENCKFTKPAEHECVHVQEITEASGTEEAEADAEYDNALKEAIRGVQDAVMAINEPTSFFISGDGSGRIAGDFSLRSLPQARLLPGA, encoded by the exons ATGGAAGAAGAATATTTTGATTTCGAGAAGAAGGTTTCGATAAAGGAGACGATGTCGATGGAGGTTGATCCAGCCAAAGTCCTTCTTTTGCTTCGCGGTTTCCTCCAAATTCAGCAACGCAGGGCCGAAGCATATTCCAAGCTCAAATG TGGGTTTTCTGACTACATGGCTTCTGGAGGGGAATTGGCTTACAAGCAGCTCTGCAGTGAAATCACGATAGAGTTTAATGATTGCTCAAAAAAA GTCCTTGAAATGGAGTCACTCTTTACAAGCCCTGATTACTGCCGAGTCGATCTAGCACAGCTCCTTAGAGCTGTTCAAGATCAGGAAAAGCTGAAACTGCAACTA ACTGCCACCATCCAGGTGTTAAAGAAAGCCGGTCGCCCATCTGAACGTCTGGTAAGCCATGAGAATTGCAAATTTACAAAGCCAGCAGAGCATGAGTGTGTTCATGTTCAGGAGATTACAGAAGCTTCTGGGACTGAAGAAGCAGAAGCAGATGCTGAGTATGACAATGCTCTAAAAGAAGCTATTAGAGGTGTCCAGGATGCTGTCATGGCCATAAATGAAC CGACGTCATTTTTTATCTCCGGCGACGGCTCTGGGCGCATCGCCGGCGATTTTAGCCTTCGGTCTCTCCCGCAGGCGAGGTTGCTGCCGGGGGCGTAG
- the LOC114409450 gene encoding uncharacterized protein LOC114409450 isoform X2 codes for MEEEYFDFEKKVSIKETMSMEVDPAKVLLLLRGFLQIQQRRAEAYSKLKCGFSDYMASGGELAYKQLCSEITIEFNDCSKKVLEMESLFTSPDYCRVDLAQLLRAVQDQEKLKLQLTATIQVLKKAGRPSERLVSHENCKFTKPAEHECVHVQEITEASGTEEAEADAEYDNALKEAIRGVQDAVMAINERMEEVRYEIAALEAE; via the exons ATGGAAGAAGAATATTTTGATTTCGAGAAGAAGGTTTCGATAAAGGAGACGATGTCGATGGAGGTTGATCCAGCCAAAGTCCTTCTTTTGCTTCGCGGTTTCCTCCAAATTCAGCAACGCAGGGCCGAAGCATATTCCAAGCTCAAATG TGGGTTTTCTGACTACATGGCTTCTGGAGGGGAATTGGCTTACAAGCAGCTCTGCAGTGAAATCACGATAGAGTTTAATGATTGCTCAAAAAAA GTCCTTGAAATGGAGTCACTCTTTACAAGCCCTGATTACTGCCGAGTCGATCTAGCACAGCTCCTTAGAGCTGTTCAAGATCAGGAAAAGCTGAAACTGCAACTA ACTGCCACCATCCAGGTGTTAAAGAAAGCCGGTCGCCCATCTGAACGTCTGGTAAGCCATGAGAATTGCAAATTTACAAAGCCAGCAGAGCATGAGTGTGTTCATGTTCAGGAGATTACAGAAGCTTCTGGGACTGAAGAAGCAGAAGCAGATGCTGAGTATGACAATGCTCTAAAAGAAGCTATTAGAGGTGTCCAGGATGCTGTCATGGCCATAAATGAACGTATGGAAGAAGTCAGATATGAAATTGCTGCCCTTGAAGCAGAATGA